acaacaatgaaaataaatctaATAAGAAATTGTTTAGAGCAACttcaattgaattttgaaattaatttttttttaaataattccaagttattttatacaaaagataactttaaaattaatattttaaaaaataatcatagaTTTAGAAATAGTTTCATAATTATCATATTTGAAAAcaagagtattttttttttcaaaaatatttttgtagatgGAGACCAACTGAAGGACTTTATTTGGTCTGCAGGAAGCAGTGtcaagacatttttttttctttttctttttctttttctttttctttttctattccttttctttttctttttctttttctttttcttttttccttatgACAAAATATATggcttttattttcatcttcctttttcctttttttcttttctttttttttttcaggtggAACCAGCTTAATTGTCAGAACATTTTTACCAACAAAATACTTTACATAATAAATTCTTAAGTCATCTTCATAGCTAATAGAATTGCCAAGCATCTCCTAAAATAAGATTTGGTGGTTTGTCTAAACTGTCTTCTCttcaaaattattcatttttaaaatattttgatcttacttgaataaaataaaataaaaacaaatgcaacaattaattttataaatatcgATTTTAAGACAAAAAAGAACGTCAcctaaattatgattttgttaACTTTAGCATCCATCCAGAcaaaaattgagggaaattaAAGAAGTAAAGAACTTGTATGGCCACCACTTCCTTTGGTACGAGCCAATAGCAACCTGCTAAAGGCGTTTGCACCTGTTCCCTTAGCTGTAGCAATATATATAATGCCCAGGCCTCAGAGGCGGTGAAGACGACGGCTGTAGATCAGCTTAAGCACACCAATGGATCCATCCACCTCCAGTCATGCTTTAGAATTACAGAACCTTAACTCAGCTTCTAGTGGGAACCAGGAGGATTTCACATGCATGGCTCCTAAAATTTACAAGGCTGCTGCAGAAGGCGACACCAATATCCTCGAGGGAATGCCTAGCGCTGACCTTCGAGTCCAATTAACACCCAATAAGAACACCGTCCTCCACATTGCAGCGCAATTCGGTCAACTGAAGTGCGTTGTATGGATCATTCAGCACTACTCCGCGGATTCGTCCCCACTGCAGAGGCCCAATCTGAAAGGGGACACCCCCCTCCACCTTGCAGGGAGAGAAGGGCATCTAGAGGTCGCGAAGGCTCTTATCCGTGCTGCAAAAACAGTTTCCGAAAGAGACATTGAGAGTGGGATTGGAGCAGATAACACCATGCTGAGGATGACCAACAATGAGAATGACACAGCCTTGCATGAGGCCGTCCGGTATAATCATTCGAAGGTGGTGAAGTTGTTGATCAAGGAAGATCCCGAGTTTGAATATGGTGCTAACTTTTCTGGTGGGACTCCTCTATACATGGCTGCTGAGAGAGGATCTAGAGACTTGGTGAAAATAATCATAGAGAGCACTAATCGCGGTCGACTGGCTCACACTGGCCCCATGGGTAGAACAGCTTTGCACGCAGCTGTGATTTCCCATGACCCAAGTACGCATATACTTTTCCTCAGTCTAAACTATTCCTATGTGATTGACTTATTAACATTACAAGTATAACTTATAGAGTGTTGAATAACAAGTTTTAATCTATCAAAACAATGGGGTTAACCAAgtcaaattaataaaagaataataagaaatgaCATCTTTGCCATTCTCTCTTGAAACCCTTCTCTCACTCATATGGAATCTACTGTCGCTTCAAATTAAACTTTCAAtctttctcaaaaaaaaattttgacgTATTTGTTTGAGTATATATGCTTGATGGTTGATTAATTGTTTCAGTTGTTTGGATAAactatttgaataaaaatttaaatgttatatTCGAAGTAGATGAGTTCCTTTTTAAGGTGACATGCATGATAAAATATGACTGCTGGAACATGGAGAAAATTAAGAACAGGATTCACTAAAGAAAACTTGTTTCATAATTTCTTAAACTCTTCAAAAGATTTTTCGTTTCAGTTTATATATGTATGTGTTGAACAGAAATGGTAGAAGACATTCTAGAATGGAAGCCAGATCTAACCAAAGAAGTAGATGAAAATGGGTGGTCTCCACTCCACTGCGCTGCATACTCGGGTTATGTTTCAATAGTGGCGCAATTACTTGATAAATCTGACGAGTCTGTAGTCTACCTAAGGGTCAAAAACTATGGCAACAAGACAGCTCTTCATATTGCAGCCACCCGTGGAAGGAAGCGCACAGCAAAACTGCTGGTGTCACGCTTTCCAGATTGTTGTGAACAAGTCGATATTAATGGAAATAATGTTCTTCACTTAATCATGATGCAAAGAAGATTTTTCAAACGCTTGATAAAGATTCCCTGGATGAATGTGGGAGCACTTATAAATGAGAAGAATGTTGAAGGACAAACGCCTCTGCATCTGCTTGCTGATTCCCAGCTGAGATTTCGTTCAGATTACATAAGGAACAAGAAAGTAGATAAGATGGCACTTACCAACCAAAACTTGACTGCTTTGGACGTAATTTCATTGGCCGAGGATTTAACTGGACGAAAGGTAAGCCTATCTAACACGATTAATTTCCCAAATAGCTAGGACTTGAGTATGTACGTTGCATTAATACTATACTATACTATACTATATTGATATTTAGAATGGTAAACCATTAATTGAATAATAAGTAAGCCAAACAAAATGGTGGCACATTATATGAGCTCCATTGAAGCCAAGCTACTTCAAAAGGCTTGGCCTGGAGTACCAAGTATATatgtaaaagtaaaattattaatattgtaTCTTCTATTTTCTCTGATTAAATTCCAGGGTGGTATCATACAAAGCCTGAAACAGTCCAAAGCTAGAGTCGGGCCTTTGTTGTGGCAGAAGACTATGAGAAAAGGCAAGAACAGCAGTAAAAAAGTACGTGATAAAGGTTCAGACATCTCTTTCTTAAGGAAAGTAAGTGACAGCCATCTGCTAGTGGCCACACTCGTAGCCACTGTATCCTTCGCAGCAGGTTTTACACTGCCCGGCGGGTATAATGATAGTGACGGCATGGCCATTTT
This region of Vitis vinifera cultivar Pinot Noir 40024 chromosome 5, ASM3070453v1 genomic DNA includes:
- the LOC104879451 gene encoding ankyrin repeat-containing protein At5g02620: MDPSTSSHALELQNLNSASSGNQEDFTCMAPKIYKAAAEGDTNILEGMPSADLRVQLTPNKNTVLHIAAQFGQLKCVVWIIQHYSADSSPLQRPNLKGDTPLHLAGREGHLEVAKALIRAAKTVSERDIESGIGADNTMLRMTNNENDTALHEAVRYNHSKVVKLLIKEDPEFEYGANFSGGTPLYMAAERGSRDLVKIIIESTNRGRLAHTGPMGRTALHAAVISHDPKMVEDILEWKPDLTKEVDENGWSPLHCAAYSGYVSIVAQLLDKSDESVVYLRVKNYGNKTALHIAATRGRKRTAKLLVSRFPDCCEQVDINGNNVLHLIMMQRRFFKRLIKIPWMNVGALINEKNVEGQTPLHLLADSQLRFRSDYIRNKKVDKMALTNQNLTALDVISLAEDLTGRKGGIIQSLKQSKARVGPLLWQKTMRKGKNSSKKVRDKGSDISFLRKVSDSHLLVATLVATVSFAAGFTLPGGYNDSDGMAILSKKAAFQAFVVSDSMALGLSVTAVLCHFCTALSEKGLQLAVLLKFAYLLTKLGVGAMVVAFLTGLYAVLPHHSGIAILTVIICVCCLVLNYALLGEYEKNVEARLYMLESKLDLGKFFRIRT